From the genome of Anopheles moucheti chromosome 3, idAnoMoucSN_F20_07, whole genome shotgun sequence, one region includes:
- the LOC128302302 gene encoding ATP-dependent RNA helicase DHX8 isoform X2, whose translation MNELEQLEHLSLVSKICTELENHLGLNDKDLAEFIIDLAHKNPTIEAFKRVLLENGAEFSDSFTTNLLRIIQLMKPAGKQGVSAFEDEFNDGKNLAFKFPGLAIPNNKKAYSSDEEEGDSKHDKSKEEGKSREQLEVDNMLAELEDLAPSKATEEDKDIRRRDRRSQSRERRKDRSRSREKRRDRSRSRDRRRRSRSKERRRRSRSRSRDRHDRDRNRDRERGGRERDRDRERDRRARRSRSQSQSREKGRHRNRSNSREVPMVERRKRTPPMPEEPEPGKIYDGRVVNIVAFGCFVQLGGFRRKKEGLVHISQLSTEGRVNLVTDVVNRGDEVKVKVMSLAGNKISLSMKEVDQSSGRDLNPLSHVHLKEAADSEAAGRNPDRPMTVPSMLNLQEGTLEPVEETSRKKVTRISSPERWEIKQMISSGVIDRSEMPDFDEETGLLPKDEDSEADIEIEIVEDEPPFLQGHGRALHDLSPVRIVKNPDGSLAQAAMMQTALAKERREQKMLQREQEMDAVPTNMNKNWIDPLPDEDDERTMASNTRGVGMSTQDVPEWKKAIIGGKKSSFGRKTDMSLVEQRQSLPIYKLRDDLIKAVTDNQILIVIGETGSGKTTQITQYLAESGFIARGKIGCTQPRRVAAMSVAKRVAEEYGCRLGQEVGYTIRFEDCTSQETVIKYMTDGMLLRECLVDFDLKSYSVIMLDEAHERTIHTDVLFGLLKQAVQKRPELKLIVTSATLDAVKFSQYFFEAPIFTIPGRTFPVEILYTKEPETDYLDASLITVMQIHLREPPGDVLLFLTGQEEIDTACEILYERMKSLGPDVPELIILPVYSALPSEMQTRIFDPAPPGSRKVVIATNIAETSLTIDGIYYVVDPGFVKQKVYNSKTGMDSLVVTPISQAAAKQRAGRAGRTGPGKAYRLYTERAYRDEMLPTPVPEIQRTNLATTVLQLKTMGINDLLHFDFMDAPPVESLVMALEQLHSLSALDNEGLLTRLGRRMAEFPLEPNLSKLLIMSVALQCSDEVLTIVSMLSVQNVFYRPKDKQALADQKKAKFNQIEGDHLTLLAVYNSWKNNKFSNAWCYENFVQIRTLKRAQDVRKQLLGIMDRHKLDVVSAGKNTVRVQKAICSGFFRNAAKKDPQEGYRTLVDSQVVYIHPSSALFNRQPEWVVYHELVQTTKEYMREVTTIDPKWLVEFAPAFFRFSDPTKLSKFKKNQRLEPLYNKYEEPNAWRISRTRRRRN comes from the exons atgaatgaattggAGCAATTGGAGCACCTGTCGCTGGTGTCAAAGATTTGCACGGAATTGGAAAACCATCTCGGTTTGAACGACAAAGATTTGG CCGAGTTTATTATCGATCTAGCACATAAAAATCCCACCATCGAGGCATTCAAACGCGTGTTGCTTGAAAATGGGGCGGAATTTTCGGACTCCTTCACCACAAACCTGCTCCGGATTATACAGCTCATGAAACCAGCGGGCAAGCAAGGTGTATCCGCGTTTGAGGACGAGTTTAACGATGGAAAGAACCTTGCATTTAAGTTTCCCGGCCTGGCAATACCGAACAACAAGAAAGCGTATTCATCAGATGAGGAGGAGGGCGATTCGAAGCATGACAAGAG TAAGGAAGAGGGAAAATCCCGCGAACAGCTCGAAGTGGATAACATGTTAGCAGAGCTGGAGGATCTTGCACCGTCTAAAGCGACTGAAGAGGATAAAGATATAAGGCGCCGTGACCGGCGTAGTCAGTCACGAGAACGGAGAAAAGATCGCAGTAGatcgagagaaaaaagaagagaTAGGAGTAGATCGCGAGatcggcgaagaagaagccGATCGAAGGAAAGAAGGCGCCGAAGCCGATCTAGGAGCCGCGATCGCcatgatcgagacagaaatcgCGACCGTGAGCGTGGAGGTCGAGAAAGGGATCGCGACAGAGAACGGGATCGTCGAGCGAGAAGAAGTCGTTCGCAAAGCCAATCGAGGGAAAAAGGCCGCCATCGTAATCGGAGCAATTCTCGAGAGGTACCGATGGtggaaagaagaaagcgcACTCCTCCCATGCCGGAAGAACCAGAACCGGGCAAAATTTATGACGGGCGTGTCGTGAACATAGTAGCTTTCGGATGCTTCGTGCAGCTGGGTGGATTCCGACGCAAAAAGGAAGGATTGGTGCACATTTCGCAACTCTCCACCGAAGGCAGAGTGAATCTGGTTACGGATGTAGTCAATCGTGGTGATGAAGTGAAGGTGAAAGTGATGTCCCTTGCGGGTAACAAAATTTCACTCAGTATGAAGGAGGTAGACCAATCGAGTGGACGCGATTTAAATCCACTGTCGCATGTACATCTAAAGGAAGCGGCAGATTCAGAAGCTGCCGGTCGTAATCCCGATCGTCCGATGACCGTTCCATCAATGCTAAATCTCCAAGAAGGCACCCTCGAACCGGTGGAGGAAACGTCACGCAAAAAGGTGACCCGTATATCTTCACCCGAACGGTGGGAAATCAAACAGATGATCTCGTCCGGTGTGATTGATCGGTCCGAGATGCCAGACTTTGACGAAGAAACGGGTCTACTGCCGAAGGATGAGGATAGTGAAGCAGACATTGAGATTGAAATTGTAGAGGACGAACCACCGTTCCTGCAGGGACATGGGCGCGCCCTGCACGATCTCTCGCCCGTCAGAATAGTGAAGAATCCCGATGGTTCTCTCGCACAAGCGGCCATGATGCAGACGGCTTTGGCAAAAGAGCGGCGCGAGCAGAAGATGCTTCAGCGTGAACAAGAAATGGACGCAGTGCCGACGAACATGAACAAAAATTGGATTGATCCGCTACCGGACGAGGACGATGAACGCACCATGGCGTCCAATACACGCGGTGTCGGAATGTCTACCCAAGACGTACCGGAGTGGAAAAAGGCCATCATTGGCGGTAAGAAAAGTTCGTTTGGGCGGAAAACGGATATGAGTCTGGTGGAGCAGCGACAATCGTTGCCGATCTACAAGTTGCGCGATGATCTCATAAAGGCTGTTACGGACAATCAAATACTGATCGTTATCGGCGAAACTGGTTCGGGCAAAACGACCCAAATCACGCAGTACCTCGCGGAGAGTGGATTTATTGCGCGAGGTAAGATTGGCTGTACGCAACCCCGTCGTGTCGCGGCCATGTCGGTGGCAAAGCGTGTGGCAGAGGAGTACGGTTGCCGGTTAGGGCAGGAAGTTGGCTATACGATCCGTTTCGAGGACTGCACAAGCCAGGAAACGGTGATCAAGTACATGACGGATGGTATGTTGCTGCGTGAGTGTTTGGTTGATTTTGACCTCAAATCGTACTCCGTCATTATGTTGGACGAAGCGCACGAACGTACGATTCACACGGACGTGTTGTTTGGGTTGCTAAAGCAAGCGGTACAGAAGCGACCGGAACTGAAACTGATCGTCACGTCCGCTACGCTTGATGCGGTGAAGTTTTCGCAGTATTTCTTCGAGGCACCCATTTTCACCATCCCAGGGCGTACGTTCCCGGTGGAAATTCTCTACACTAAGGAACCGGAAACGGATTATCTGGACGCATCGCTCATAACCGTAATGCAGATTCATCTACGCGAACCACCAGGAGATGTGCTGCTTTTTCTCACCGGTCAAGAGGAAATTGACACTGCGTGCGAAATTCTGTACGAACGCATGAAATCGCTCGGTCCGGATGTTCCGGAATTAATTATACTGCCCGTATATTCTGCGCTTCCATCGGAAATGCAAACACGCATCTTCGATCCAGCACCGCCCGGGAGTCGTAAGGTAGTGATTGCTACCAATATCGCAGAAACTTCACTCACAATCGATGGCATCTACTACGTAGTGGATCCCGGATTCGTAAAGCAAAAGGTGTACAACTCTAAGACGGGTATGGATTCGCTTGTGGTCACTCCCATCTCTCAGGCGGCCGCCAAACAACGTGCAGGTCGTGCCGGACGTACAGGGCCCGGTAAAGCTTACCGCCTATACACAGAACGAGCCTATCGGGACGAAATGTTGCCAACGCCAGTGCCTGAGATACAGCGAACCAATCTTGCTACCACGGTGCTGCAGCTTAAAACGATGGGTATCAACGATCTGTTACATTTCGACTTCATGGACGCGCCACCAGTCGAGTCGCTGGTGATGGCACTGGAACAGTTGCACTCACTGTCCGCGCTCGATAACGAAGGTCTGCTGACGCGGCTCGGTCGAAGGATGGCCGAATTCCCGCTCGAACCGAACCTTTCCAAGCTGCTCATCATGTCTGTAGCGTTGCAGTGTTCCGACGAGGTGCTCACGATCGTTTCCATGCTCTCCGTGCAGAACGTGTTCTACCGGCCAAAGGACAAGCAGGCATTGGCGGACCAGAAGAAGGCAAAGTTCAACCAGATCGAAGGGGACCATTTGACGCTGCTGGCAGTTTATAACAGCTGGAAAAACAATAAGTTTTCCAACGCATGGTGTTATGaaaattttgtacaaattcGTACGCTAAAGCGTGCCCAGGACGTACGGAAACAGTTGCTCGGTATTATGGATCGACACAAGCTGGATGTTGTTTCCGCTGGTAAGAACACCGTACGCGTACAGAAAGCCATCTGTTCGGGTTTCTTCCGAAACGCGGCAAAGAAGGATCCACAGGAGGGATATCGAACTTTAGTCGACTCACAGGTCGTTTACATTCATCCGTCCAGTGCACTATTCAACCGACAACCGGAATG GGTGGTTTATCACGAGCTCGTCCAGACTACGAAGGAGTATATGCGAGAAGTTACCACAATCGATCCAAAATGGTTGGTAGAGTTCGCGCCTGCATTCTTCCGTTTCTCGGACCCAACGAAACTGAGCAAATTCAAGAAGAATCAACGTCTGGAACCGCTGTACAACAAGTACGAGGAACCGAACGCGTGGCGTATCAGCAGAACGCGAAGGCGCAGAAATTAA
- the LOC128302303 gene encoding mitochondrial ribonuclease P protein 1 homolog → MLRTFFITTRILAKSTFSVAPGSIGVSTLRPTGSLWKQYTNLPQSRELSVDKIEGKERINGNTTATIDLEKRRKVLELEIEVMRQEGRKVPSVSTIKPDQWEHLLSLSSRNQRRHYYLYLWNTEMVRLGEKIKKERKQEEIAKRREELLKANAENDHIVYGLFHNSIFLRIYDSTMDHFHNNRLVQAMQFGINLVIDCSYDDYMNDKEMRNTAKQLMLCFALNRSHVEPFNIHHCNANFGKTTMKQLEKHLVQLHQTEFPLNITERSYMDLFPKERLVYLTPHCKNDLTEFNPDDIYIIGAMVDKSSQEPVSLGKAKKLGLRMARLPLDNYFQFKSGKSLTIDQMLAIMLELKTSNDFGKAFQFVPRRKVTTLDEAAAKEQEMREAAKFKFSFKRTGDKRNSKKPR, encoded by the exons ATCTTCCGCAGAGCCGAGAGCTTTCGGTAGATAAAATCGAAGGAAAAGAACGGATAAATGGTAACACTACAGCTACGATCGATTTggaaaagcgaagaaaagtgCTAGAACTGGAAATAGAGGTGATGCGCCAGGAGGGTAGGAAGGTACCATCGGTTTCTACCATCAAACCAGACCAATGGGAACATCTTTTGAGTTTATCGTCCCG AAATCAACGGCGTCATTACTATCTTTACCTTTGGAACACTGAGATGGTGCGTTTGGGAGAGAAGATTAAGAAAGAACGCAAACAGGAAGAGATAGCCAAACGACGCGAGGAACTGTTGAAGGCGAATGCGGAAAATGATCACATTGTGTATGGTCTCTTTCACAACTCCATATTCCTGCGGATTTACGATTCGACAATGGATCACTTTCATAATAACCG GCTCGTTCAAGCGATGCAGTTTGGCATTAATCTCGTGATCGATTGCTCGTACGATGATTACATGAACGATAAAGAAATGCGTAACACGGCGAAACAGCTGATGCTGTGCTTTGCACTGAACCGATCGCACGTGGAACCATTTAACATTCACCATTGCAATGCCAATTTTGGGAAAACGACGATGAAACAGCTGGAAAAGCATCTGGTACAACTGCATCAAACGGAATTTCCTCTTAACATTACCGAGCGTAGCTATATGGATTTATTTCCCAAGGAACGGCTCGTCTACCTGACGCCCCATTGCAAGAACGATCTTACCGAGTTCAATCCGGACGATATCTACATTATCGGTGCAATGGTCGATAAATCGTCCCAGGAACCGGTTTCACTGGGAAAGGCAAAGAAACTAGGCCTTCGGATGGCACGACTCCCGTTGGATAATTactttcaatttaaaagtggCAAATCGCTTACGATCGATCAGATGTTAGCGATCATGCTGGAGCTGAAGACGAGCAACGATTTCGGCAAGGCATTCCAGTTCGTACCACGCCGAAAGGTGACAACGCTGGATGAAGCTGCAGCCAAGGAGCAGGAGATGCGCGAAGCAGCCAAATTCAAGTTCAGCTTTAAACGCACCGGCGATAAAAGGAACAGCAAAAAACCACGATAG
- the LOC128302302 gene encoding ATP-dependent RNA helicase DHX8 isoform X1, which translates to MNELEQLEHLSLVSKICTELENHLGLNDKDLAEFIIDLAHKNPTIEAFKRVLLENGAEFSDSFTTNLLRIIQLMKPAGKQGVSAFEDEFNDGKNLAFKFPGLAIPNNKKAYSSDEEEGDSKHDKRHQKHIDRKEEKKPFANDVVDDMFSELEQMAPSKASKEEGKSREQLEVDNMLAELEDLAPSKATEEDKDIRRRDRRSQSRERRKDRSRSREKRRDRSRSRDRRRRSRSKERRRRSRSRSRDRHDRDRNRDRERGGRERDRDRERDRRARRSRSQSQSREKGRHRNRSNSREVPMVERRKRTPPMPEEPEPGKIYDGRVVNIVAFGCFVQLGGFRRKKEGLVHISQLSTEGRVNLVTDVVNRGDEVKVKVMSLAGNKISLSMKEVDQSSGRDLNPLSHVHLKEAADSEAAGRNPDRPMTVPSMLNLQEGTLEPVEETSRKKVTRISSPERWEIKQMISSGVIDRSEMPDFDEETGLLPKDEDSEADIEIEIVEDEPPFLQGHGRALHDLSPVRIVKNPDGSLAQAAMMQTALAKERREQKMLQREQEMDAVPTNMNKNWIDPLPDEDDERTMASNTRGVGMSTQDVPEWKKAIIGGKKSSFGRKTDMSLVEQRQSLPIYKLRDDLIKAVTDNQILIVIGETGSGKTTQITQYLAESGFIARGKIGCTQPRRVAAMSVAKRVAEEYGCRLGQEVGYTIRFEDCTSQETVIKYMTDGMLLRECLVDFDLKSYSVIMLDEAHERTIHTDVLFGLLKQAVQKRPELKLIVTSATLDAVKFSQYFFEAPIFTIPGRTFPVEILYTKEPETDYLDASLITVMQIHLREPPGDVLLFLTGQEEIDTACEILYERMKSLGPDVPELIILPVYSALPSEMQTRIFDPAPPGSRKVVIATNIAETSLTIDGIYYVVDPGFVKQKVYNSKTGMDSLVVTPISQAAAKQRAGRAGRTGPGKAYRLYTERAYRDEMLPTPVPEIQRTNLATTVLQLKTMGINDLLHFDFMDAPPVESLVMALEQLHSLSALDNEGLLTRLGRRMAEFPLEPNLSKLLIMSVALQCSDEVLTIVSMLSVQNVFYRPKDKQALADQKKAKFNQIEGDHLTLLAVYNSWKNNKFSNAWCYENFVQIRTLKRAQDVRKQLLGIMDRHKLDVVSAGKNTVRVQKAICSGFFRNAAKKDPQEGYRTLVDSQVVYIHPSSALFNRQPEWVVYHELVQTTKEYMREVTTIDPKWLVEFAPAFFRFSDPTKLSKFKKNQRLEPLYNKYEEPNAWRISRTRRRRN; encoded by the exons atgaatgaattggAGCAATTGGAGCACCTGTCGCTGGTGTCAAAGATTTGCACGGAATTGGAAAACCATCTCGGTTTGAACGACAAAGATTTGG CCGAGTTTATTATCGATCTAGCACATAAAAATCCCACCATCGAGGCATTCAAACGCGTGTTGCTTGAAAATGGGGCGGAATTTTCGGACTCCTTCACCACAAACCTGCTCCGGATTATACAGCTCATGAAACCAGCGGGCAAGCAAGGTGTATCCGCGTTTGAGGACGAGTTTAACGATGGAAAGAACCTTGCATTTAAGTTTCCCGGCCTGGCAATACCGAACAACAAGAAAGCGTATTCATCAGATGAGGAGGAGGGCGATTCGAAGCATGACAAGAGGCATCAAAAACATATCGATcgcaaggaagaaaaaaaaccattcgccAACGATGTGGTGGATGATATGTTCTCGGAGCTAGAGCAAATGGCTCCATCTAAGGCGAGTAAGGAAGAGGGAAAATCCCGCGAACAGCTCGAAGTGGATAACATGTTAGCAGAGCTGGAGGATCTTGCACCGTCTAAAGCGACTGAAGAGGATAAAGATATAAGGCGCCGTGACCGGCGTAGTCAGTCACGAGAACGGAGAAAAGATCGCAGTAGatcgagagaaaaaagaagagaTAGGAGTAGATCGCGAGatcggcgaagaagaagccGATCGAAGGAAAGAAGGCGCCGAAGCCGATCTAGGAGCCGCGATCGCcatgatcgagacagaaatcgCGACCGTGAGCGTGGAGGTCGAGAAAGGGATCGCGACAGAGAACGGGATCGTCGAGCGAGAAGAAGTCGTTCGCAAAGCCAATCGAGGGAAAAAGGCCGCCATCGTAATCGGAGCAATTCTCGAGAGGTACCGATGGtggaaagaagaaagcgcACTCCTCCCATGCCGGAAGAACCAGAACCGGGCAAAATTTATGACGGGCGTGTCGTGAACATAGTAGCTTTCGGATGCTTCGTGCAGCTGGGTGGATTCCGACGCAAAAAGGAAGGATTGGTGCACATTTCGCAACTCTCCACCGAAGGCAGAGTGAATCTGGTTACGGATGTAGTCAATCGTGGTGATGAAGTGAAGGTGAAAGTGATGTCCCTTGCGGGTAACAAAATTTCACTCAGTATGAAGGAGGTAGACCAATCGAGTGGACGCGATTTAAATCCACTGTCGCATGTACATCTAAAGGAAGCGGCAGATTCAGAAGCTGCCGGTCGTAATCCCGATCGTCCGATGACCGTTCCATCAATGCTAAATCTCCAAGAAGGCACCCTCGAACCGGTGGAGGAAACGTCACGCAAAAAGGTGACCCGTATATCTTCACCCGAACGGTGGGAAATCAAACAGATGATCTCGTCCGGTGTGATTGATCGGTCCGAGATGCCAGACTTTGACGAAGAAACGGGTCTACTGCCGAAGGATGAGGATAGTGAAGCAGACATTGAGATTGAAATTGTAGAGGACGAACCACCGTTCCTGCAGGGACATGGGCGCGCCCTGCACGATCTCTCGCCCGTCAGAATAGTGAAGAATCCCGATGGTTCTCTCGCACAAGCGGCCATGATGCAGACGGCTTTGGCAAAAGAGCGGCGCGAGCAGAAGATGCTTCAGCGTGAACAAGAAATGGACGCAGTGCCGACGAACATGAACAAAAATTGGATTGATCCGCTACCGGACGAGGACGATGAACGCACCATGGCGTCCAATACACGCGGTGTCGGAATGTCTACCCAAGACGTACCGGAGTGGAAAAAGGCCATCATTGGCGGTAAGAAAAGTTCGTTTGGGCGGAAAACGGATATGAGTCTGGTGGAGCAGCGACAATCGTTGCCGATCTACAAGTTGCGCGATGATCTCATAAAGGCTGTTACGGACAATCAAATACTGATCGTTATCGGCGAAACTGGTTCGGGCAAAACGACCCAAATCACGCAGTACCTCGCGGAGAGTGGATTTATTGCGCGAGGTAAGATTGGCTGTACGCAACCCCGTCGTGTCGCGGCCATGTCGGTGGCAAAGCGTGTGGCAGAGGAGTACGGTTGCCGGTTAGGGCAGGAAGTTGGCTATACGATCCGTTTCGAGGACTGCACAAGCCAGGAAACGGTGATCAAGTACATGACGGATGGTATGTTGCTGCGTGAGTGTTTGGTTGATTTTGACCTCAAATCGTACTCCGTCATTATGTTGGACGAAGCGCACGAACGTACGATTCACACGGACGTGTTGTTTGGGTTGCTAAAGCAAGCGGTACAGAAGCGACCGGAACTGAAACTGATCGTCACGTCCGCTACGCTTGATGCGGTGAAGTTTTCGCAGTATTTCTTCGAGGCACCCATTTTCACCATCCCAGGGCGTACGTTCCCGGTGGAAATTCTCTACACTAAGGAACCGGAAACGGATTATCTGGACGCATCGCTCATAACCGTAATGCAGATTCATCTACGCGAACCACCAGGAGATGTGCTGCTTTTTCTCACCGGTCAAGAGGAAATTGACACTGCGTGCGAAATTCTGTACGAACGCATGAAATCGCTCGGTCCGGATGTTCCGGAATTAATTATACTGCCCGTATATTCTGCGCTTCCATCGGAAATGCAAACACGCATCTTCGATCCAGCACCGCCCGGGAGTCGTAAGGTAGTGATTGCTACCAATATCGCAGAAACTTCACTCACAATCGATGGCATCTACTACGTAGTGGATCCCGGATTCGTAAAGCAAAAGGTGTACAACTCTAAGACGGGTATGGATTCGCTTGTGGTCACTCCCATCTCTCAGGCGGCCGCCAAACAACGTGCAGGTCGTGCCGGACGTACAGGGCCCGGTAAAGCTTACCGCCTATACACAGAACGAGCCTATCGGGACGAAATGTTGCCAACGCCAGTGCCTGAGATACAGCGAACCAATCTTGCTACCACGGTGCTGCAGCTTAAAACGATGGGTATCAACGATCTGTTACATTTCGACTTCATGGACGCGCCACCAGTCGAGTCGCTGGTGATGGCACTGGAACAGTTGCACTCACTGTCCGCGCTCGATAACGAAGGTCTGCTGACGCGGCTCGGTCGAAGGATGGCCGAATTCCCGCTCGAACCGAACCTTTCCAAGCTGCTCATCATGTCTGTAGCGTTGCAGTGTTCCGACGAGGTGCTCACGATCGTTTCCATGCTCTCCGTGCAGAACGTGTTCTACCGGCCAAAGGACAAGCAGGCATTGGCGGACCAGAAGAAGGCAAAGTTCAACCAGATCGAAGGGGACCATTTGACGCTGCTGGCAGTTTATAACAGCTGGAAAAACAATAAGTTTTCCAACGCATGGTGTTATGaaaattttgtacaaattcGTACGCTAAAGCGTGCCCAGGACGTACGGAAACAGTTGCTCGGTATTATGGATCGACACAAGCTGGATGTTGTTTCCGCTGGTAAGAACACCGTACGCGTACAGAAAGCCATCTGTTCGGGTTTCTTCCGAAACGCGGCAAAGAAGGATCCACAGGAGGGATATCGAACTTTAGTCGACTCACAGGTCGTTTACATTCATCCGTCCAGTGCACTATTCAACCGACAACCGGAATG GGTGGTTTATCACGAGCTCGTCCAGACTACGAAGGAGTATATGCGAGAAGTTACCACAATCGATCCAAAATGGTTGGTAGAGTTCGCGCCTGCATTCTTCCGTTTCTCGGACCCAACGAAACTGAGCAAATTCAAGAAGAATCAACGTCTGGAACCGCTGTACAACAAGTACGAGGAACCGAACGCGTGGCGTATCAGCAGAACGCGAAGGCGCAGAAATTAA